A window of Gemmatimonadota bacterium genomic DNA:
CTTCCAGGACAGGGGTTCGGAGGGCAGCCTGCCCTCGCTGACACCGTAAACCAGCTCCGCGAAGTCGTCTTCGAGCAGGGGAAGTACGACCTGGGCCTCTGGATCGCCGAACCGGCTGTTGAACTCGACGACCATCGGTCCCCCGGCGGTCATCATGAGCCCGCAGTACAGCACCCCCCGAAAAGGCCGGCCGCGTTTCTTCATGCCCAGGACCGCCGGTTCGATGATCCGTTCCTGGATATCCCGCAACGCGCGCTCATCGATGACCGGCGCCGGCGCGTAAGCGCCCATGCCCCCGGTGTTCGGCCCCGTATCGCCTTCGTGGATGGGTTTGTGGTCCTGCGAAGGGATCATAGTCATTACCGATTCGCCGTCGGTAATCGCGAATACCGAGGCCTCCTCGCCCTCCATGAAGGCTTCGACGACCACGTGCCGTCCGGCATCGCCGAAAAGCCGGGCGGTCATTACCTCATCGAGCGCCCGTACCGCTTCCTCCACGGTATGGCATACCAGTACGCCTTTTCCAGCGGCCAGCCCATCCGCCTTGACGACGATCGGAGCCCCCAGTTCCTTCACGTACGCGCGCGCCGCGTCCACTTCAGAAAACACCGCGAACGCGGCCGTGGGGATCCCCTCCGCCCGCATCATCTGCTTGGAAAAAACCTTGCTCCATTCGATCTCGGCGGCCGCGCGGGTCGGGCCAAAGGCCCTGATGCCCAGATTTTCCACGGCGTCGGCCACCCCGGCTTCCAGCGCGCCGTCCGGACCGACCACCACCAGGTCAATCCCGTTGTCACGGGCGAAAGCAGCGACTCCGCCCGCATCTTCGGGTGCGATGGAAACGCATGTGCCGAGCGCGGCGATCCCCGGATTGCCCGGAGCCGCGTACAGGTTTTCCACGAGGGCGGAGCGCCGCAGCGCCCAGGCCAGCGCGTGTTCTCTGCCTCCCTTGCCTACGACAAGTACGTTCATGGCGTCTCCGGGTTATGTAGTCGCGTCGCGTCCCGTCCAACCGTCAAAGCGATCAATGGGATATCCGCGAAGTGGAGCGGTTCCGCTCGAATTCAAGTAGGATTCGGCTGAATGAACGGTGAAACCTTGCGGGAACGCGGGCGTTCATACCTGTATGAAAACCACCTTGTGAAAACAGCCGTGTTGTTGGAATCGGAGATGACCGCAACACCGGGTTGAATCTATCCGGATACTTGATTTAGTGAAGATCATACGAGATCGGAAAAAATAAAGAAACACAGGGGAAGTGTCAAGGCGCGAACCGGGAAAACACTGCGGCGTAATACCCCGAAAACCATTGACATCGGACGTTTTCGCGTTAGTTTTACGATAGGTGTTTTCGATTTCAAAAAACGACCTCCTTATCATACCCCCGGTAAGCCGATTCCGGTGCGAACCTGATTGAATTCCGGACAGAAGACCGGAATGAAGGAGTCTGGCCATATGTCGACCTTGAGGAAACCGAAATACGTCATCCTGCTGGTTTTCGTCGCAGTTGGTTCGTTCCTGCTGGGAAGCACGGTCAACAGGACGATACACGCGGCAGACAACATCTTCGCCAGCACCAAGCTTCTGATGGGCGTGCTCAGCCTGGTCGACGAAAACTACGTCGAGGAGGTACAGCCCGGCGAGTTGATCTACGCCGCGATCGACGGCATGCTCGAAGTGCTCGACCCGCATTCCAGTTTCCTGAGCAAGGAGAGTTTTGCGGAAATGGGAGAGCGCTTCAGCGGAAAGTTCTACGGCATCGGCATCGAGTTCGACGTCCTGGACGGATTCCTTTACGTGATTTCCGTGATCGACGAATCGCCGTCGGAGGCCGTCGGCCTGCAGTCCGGAGATCGTATCGTCCGGATTGACGGTGAATCCGCGATCGGCATCAAGCATGACGAAGTAAGGCAGAAGCTGCGCGGCGAGAAAGGGACCAAGGTGGACGTGACCATCGAGCGGCCCGGCGTCGAGGAGTGGTTCGACGTAACGATCACCCGCGATCGCATCCCCATCCGCAGCGTTCGGACCGCCATCATGCTGGAAGACAATACGGGATACATCCAGTTGATCCGGTTCGCCAAAACCACTTCACGCGAGCTGGAGGCCGCGCTGGACAAGCTCCAACAGGCTGGCATGGAGCGGCTGGTGCTCGATTTGAGAGGCAATTCGGGCGGCTACCTGGACCAGGCGGTCGAGGTCTCGAGCAAGTTCATCCCGGAGGGCCATGTTATCGTAAAAACCATGGGCAGGAACAGGAGTTCGAACCAGACGTTCAAATCGCTGAGGGGAGTGAACCATCGTGACATGCCCCTGGTGATTCTGCTGGACCATCGCTCCGCTTCGGCATCCGAAATCGTGGCCGGCGCCGTTCAGGACTGGGACCGGGGCGTGATCGCCGGAACCCGCAGTTTCGGCAAGGGCCTTGTCCAGACCCTCTTCGCGGAGCCGCACCTGACGGACGGGTCCGCGCTTAAACTCACGACCGCCCGGTACTACACGCCAAGCGGACGCATGATCCAGCGGGACTACAAGAACAAGTCCTTCGAGGAATATGTCGAAGGGTCCTTCGCCGAATCCGGCGAGGAGGTGGACGACGCGGAATCAGCGGCGGACGCGGAACGCCCGGAATTCACCACCGCCGGGGGGCGCACGGTCTATGGGGACGGCGGCATATCTCCCGACGTACTGATCACGACTCCGAAACGCAAGTACCCCTTCGTAATCGGCAAATACCGGGGCTGGGTACCATTCGACCGGGCTTGTTTCGAATTCGCGAACACCTACGGCGTAACCCGGCAGGATCTCAAGGGTGACTTCGACACCTTCCTGAACGAGTTCGAAGTCGACGACGCCATGCTTGCAGCGTTTAAGGCCCAGGTTCGGGATTCGGGCCTTTCTTTCACAGAGGAAGAGTTCAACGACGACCTGGACGTCGTCGAACTTCAGCTGAAGCGGTCTCTTGCCCGAAATCTCTGGGGTGACGAAGAAGCCAGTCGCGTGGCCGCGGCCGGCGACGAACAGCTCCAGCAGGCCAGGCAGTTGTTTTACTCCCACGAGATGCTGGTGCAGCAGTAACCTGTTTCGATTGGGCGCCGGACCGCACCTCGCCGTGGCGGGGCCGGTGAACACCAAGGACTGACCGTGCCGAGTACATCTTCCCCTTACGCCTGGCACGCGCTGAGAGACCGACTTCACGCACTTCGAATCCGCAGCCGTTGGGTCGCCGCCGTCGAAGGGTTGTTCACCGCGGGCGCGCTGGTATGTGTCCTCGCGCTTTCCCTCGCTCTCCTCGAATCCTCCCTGTATCTCGAATCAGCGGTCCGCCTGGCGCTGATCCCGGCGTGCCTCGTCCTCCTCGCGGCCGTGTTATACTGGCGCTGTCGCGGGCGCTTCAGAAGCGGCAATACCGACCAGGATCTGGCGCGGCGGGTCGATCGACAGCACCCCGACCTGGACGACAGGGTCACCGTCGCCCTGCAACTCTCCCGGCAACGGGAAGCAGGGTCCAGGGCCTCCCCCGCGCTCCTGGACGCGGCCATAACCGATGCCGCGGGGCGCACGCAGCGGGTGGATTTCAACGAAGCGGATCAAAGATTCCGCATCGTCCGCCCCGCCCAGGGATTCGGCATAGCCATCCTGCTCTTCCTCCTGGCGATGGCCGTCTATGGTGAGCCGCTTTCCGGCGCCCTGAACCGGCTGGCAAGCCCGCTGACCCAATTCCAGCCTCCGCAACGCACGTTTCTGCGCGTTATGCCGGGAGACGTGGAAGTAACGGCGGGCGACCAGGTCACCATAACGGCCCAAGCGACCGGCGAGGTACCCGACCGGGCCGTTCTGCGTCTGGCCGCGGACGGAGGACAGTGGCAATCCTTCGACATGAGGACCTCGGCTCCGGCTTCGTACGCCCATACCCTCCGTGAAATCAGGGAAAACCTGACCTACGAGATCGAAGCCGGCGACGCGGTCAGCGACCCGTTTCGTATCAACACCATCGATCGTCCCTTCCTCGGATCTTTACGTCTGACCTATCATTATCCCGCCTACACCGGACTGGATCCGCGGACAACGACCGAGGGAGGAGACATCATCGCACTGAGGGGAACCAGGGTGGACCTGGCCGCCGATGACGCGAACCGGAACCTGTCCGAAGCGGCGCTCCACCTGGAGAACGCCGACCGGCCGCTCGCCATGAAGGTCGTGAACGACACGGCCACGGGGTCTCTTACCGTGAAAGCCGATCAGCGGTACCGCATCACATTACGTAACACGGACGGTCACGAAAGCGTGAATCCCGCCTGGTACCGGATCATCGCGTTGCCGGACCGCGTGCCGTCCCTCCGTATCCTGTCCCCCGGCCGTGATATGGATCTCACGGAAAACATGATCGTTTCGTTCCTGGTATCGGGTACGGACGACTTCGGATTCTCCGAAATGAATCTGATNNNNNNNNNNNNNNNNNNNNNNNNNNNNNNNNNNNNNTATCGAAAAGAGCCTGGAGGCGAGGAGCGGAGCAGGGCCATTCCCGTGGACCTGGAATCTACGGTGATGTCGCAGCCTTTCGTATGGGATCTGTCAAATGAAAACCTGTTCCCCGGGGACGTGGTCTCCTATCGGATAGCATTGTACGACAACGATACGATATCTGGACCGAAGCGGGCAGTGAGCCGAACCTACACGCTGCGGTTTCCTTCACTGGAAGAGATCTACGACGAGATCGACGATGCGCAGGAGCAGCAGGTTTCGGATATGGAGGACATGCTGGAAGAGCAGGAAGAAACGCGGAAGAAAGTCGAGGAACTGAACCGGACCCTCGAGCAGCAGGCGAGGGAAGACGCCGGAGGGAATGATGAGCTGGAATTGACCTGGGAGCAAAAAAAGGAGATCGAATCCGTCCTGGCCGGTCAGGAACAGGCGACTGACGAACTCCTCCGGGCGGCGGAAGCGGTGAAGGAAT
This region includes:
- the purD gene encoding phosphoribosylamine--glycine ligase, with protein sequence MNVLVVGKGGREHALAWALRRSALVENLYAAPGNPGIAALGTCVSIAPEDAGGVAAFARDNGIDLVVVGPDGALEAGVADAVENLGIRAFGPTRAAAEIEWSKVFSKQMMRAEGIPTAAFAVFSEVDAARAYVKELGAPIVVKADGLAAGKGVLVCHTVEEAVRALDEVMTARLFGDAGRHVVVEAFMEGEEASVFAITDGESVMTMIPSQDHKPIHEGDTGPNTGGMGAYAPAPVIDERALRDIQERIIEPAVLGMKKRGRPFRGVLYCGLMMTAGGPMVVEFNSRFGDPEAQVVLPLLEDDFAELVYGVSEGRLPSEPLSWKRQAATCVVMASGGYPGPYEDGKEIHGLDALDAMDDVVAFHAGTAMRDGRLVTHGGRVLGVTALADDLRGSIDRAYEAVDRVQFDNRYFRRDIGEKGLRRIAQVPQSG
- a CDS encoding S41 family peptidase, which gives rise to MSTLRKPKYVILLVFVAVGSFLLGSTVNRTIHAADNIFASTKLLMGVLSLVDENYVEEVQPGELIYAAIDGMLEVLDPHSSFLSKESFAEMGERFSGKFYGIGIEFDVLDGFLYVISVIDESPSEAVGLQSGDRIVRIDGESAIGIKHDEVRQKLRGEKGTKVDVTIERPGVEEWFDVTITRDRIPIRSVRTAIMLEDNTGYIQLIRFAKTTSRELEAALDKLQQAGMERLVLDLRGNSGGYLDQAVEVSSKFIPEGHVIVKTMGRNRSSNQTFKSLRGVNHRDMPLVILLDHRSASASEIVAGAVQDWDRGVIAGTRSFGKGLVQTLFAEPHLTDGSALKLTTARYYTPSGRMIQRDYKNKSFEEYVEGSFAESGEEVDDAESAADAERPEFTTAGGRTVYGDGGISPDVLITTPKRKYPFVIGKYRGWVPFDRACFEFANTYGVTRQDLKGDFDTFLNEFEVDDAMLAAFKAQVRDSGLSFTEEEFNDDLDVVELQLKRSLARNLWGDEEASRVAAAGDEQLQQARQLFYSHEMLVQQ